A single genomic interval of Aureliella helgolandensis harbors:
- the map gene encoding type I methionyl aminopeptidase, whose product MLQQDKQTRKLLLGYEGREKMRAAGRFNAQLLDHVRDFVKPGITTAEIDQIIHQYTLDHGHVPATLGYLGFTKSCCTSMNDVICHGIPDATVLADGDIINIDITSIVDGWHGDQSETFIIGEGSAIARAVTQAAFDCLYLAIDALTPGCMVSEIGDTIVAEATQRGFTVVREYVGHGLGQMFHQPPNIPHFPDRKSRQQRLLPGMCFTVEPMINAGSRFAKLDKGDGWTVRTRDGQLSAQFEHSILMTEEGPEILTQTERGPQRGHQF is encoded by the coding sequence ATGCTACAACAAGACAAACAGACTCGTAAATTACTACTCGGCTACGAGGGACGTGAAAAGATGCGAGCGGCGGGCCGGTTCAACGCCCAGCTACTCGATCACGTTCGCGACTTCGTCAAACCTGGGATCACCACGGCGGAAATCGACCAAATCATCCACCAATACACCCTCGATCACGGCCACGTGCCAGCGACACTCGGGTATCTCGGCTTTACCAAAAGCTGCTGCACGAGCATGAATGACGTGATCTGCCACGGTATTCCCGACGCAACCGTCTTGGCCGATGGGGATATCATCAACATTGACATTACGAGCATTGTCGATGGCTGGCACGGCGATCAATCCGAAACCTTCATCATCGGCGAGGGGAGTGCGATCGCTCGCGCCGTTACGCAGGCAGCATTCGACTGCTTGTACTTGGCCATCGATGCACTCACGCCAGGCTGCATGGTCAGCGAGATTGGTGACACCATTGTGGCGGAAGCCACGCAACGCGGGTTCACCGTGGTCCGAGAATACGTGGGCCATGGCTTAGGACAAATGTTCCACCAGCCTCCCAACATCCCTCACTTCCCCGACCGAAAGTCGCGGCAACAACGCCTGCTTCCTGGAATGTGCTTTACCGTAGAACCGATGATCAATGCTGGATCGCGATTTGCCAAGCTCGACAAGGGGGATGGCTGGACCGTCCGCACGCGAGATGGGCAGCTCTCCGCTCAGTTTGAGCATTCCATCCTGATGACGGAAGAGGGCCCCGAAATCCTTACGCAAACCGAGCGTGGGCCCCAGCGTGGGCACCAATTCTAA
- a CDS encoding YaiI/YqxD family protein: MVKIWIDADAAPRDVKEIIFRAARRLKVDTILVANQPLGLPPNASMVSSVTVSEGANEADKYIVEHAEVGDIVITADIPLAALLVEKSVDAIDPRGEKYTADNIRTRLSVRDFMDDMRGAGAVTGGSRPYDEKDKKAFAATFDSTLTRALRKH; the protein is encoded by the coding sequence ATGGTAAAGATTTGGATCGACGCGGATGCGGCTCCACGCGACGTCAAAGAAATTATATTTCGCGCAGCCCGACGTCTGAAGGTCGATACGATTTTGGTCGCCAATCAGCCATTGGGGCTTCCTCCCAATGCCTCGATGGTGTCGAGCGTGACGGTCTCGGAAGGGGCAAATGAGGCGGATAAGTACATTGTCGAGCATGCGGAGGTGGGGGATATCGTCATTACGGCGGATATTCCCTTGGCTGCCCTGCTCGTCGAGAAATCGGTCGATGCGATCGACCCGCGCGGTGAGAAGTACACGGCGGACAATATTCGAACCCGGCTTTCCGTACGGGATTTTATGGATGACATGCGCGGGGCGGGAGCGGTGACTGGGGGGAGTCGTCCCTATGACGAAAAGGACAAAAAGGCGTTTGCGGCGACGTTCGATTCGACCCTAACCCGCGCATTGCGCAAGCATTAA
- a CDS encoding DEAD/DEAH box helicase, translating into MKTFEELDLIAPLQRALAEEKYTTPTPIQAQTIPPAVEGRDVLGCAQTGTGKTAAFALPILNQLGERHRKARPNCPIVLVLAPTRELAIQIGESFETYGRHLRLRHVLVYGGVSQGNQVRSLNRGAHVLVATPGRLVDLMSQGHIELSQLEVFVLDEADRMLDMGFLPDLKRIINKLPDERQSLFFSATLPPKIRELSQSLLSNPVTVNVTPKSTSVERIEQRVFFVERNGKLPLLRETLQGPDVDRAIVFTRTKRGANMLSEKLCRSGIRAVAIHGNKSQSARTRALDGFRRKDVSVLVATDVAARGIDIDGVSHVVNYDMPVEPESYVHRIGRTGRAGADGIALSFCSSSEREELRAIEQLIGKRVPLAANQPERTEEPVESRADSRGGGGARRSSRGASRNGERASSGHAPAANSARRSRSGRRPASDSRPPQRESSAQPRSRDASRVVAPAVAVVSQGESGQGSSEARPRRKGLQRKVVRRARALRTS; encoded by the coding sequence TTGAAGACCTTTGAAGAACTAGATTTGATCGCTCCGTTGCAACGCGCCTTGGCGGAGGAAAAGTACACGACACCCACGCCTATTCAGGCTCAGACGATCCCACCCGCCGTTGAGGGGCGCGACGTCCTAGGATGTGCGCAGACCGGTACGGGGAAGACGGCAGCTTTTGCTCTGCCGATCCTGAATCAGCTTGGGGAGCGGCACCGCAAGGCTCGCCCCAATTGCCCAATCGTGCTTGTGTTGGCTCCTACACGGGAGTTGGCGATTCAGATTGGCGAGAGTTTTGAGACCTATGGACGGCATTTGCGTTTGCGGCATGTGCTGGTCTATGGCGGCGTGAGTCAAGGCAATCAGGTGCGTTCGCTGAATCGCGGAGCGCACGTGCTGGTGGCCACTCCAGGCCGGCTGGTTGATTTGATGAGCCAAGGGCATATTGAGCTGAGTCAGCTTGAGGTGTTCGTGCTCGACGAAGCGGATCGCATGCTGGATATGGGCTTTTTGCCCGACTTGAAACGCATTATTAATAAGCTGCCGGACGAGCGCCAGTCGCTCTTCTTTTCGGCCACGCTGCCCCCCAAGATTCGTGAGCTCTCGCAAAGCCTGTTGAGTAATCCAGTTACGGTCAACGTGACTCCTAAGTCGACAAGCGTCGAACGGATTGAGCAACGCGTGTTCTTTGTTGAGCGAAACGGCAAGCTCCCGCTCTTGCGTGAGACCCTGCAGGGTCCGGATGTGGATCGTGCAATCGTCTTTACGCGAACCAAACGCGGCGCGAATATGCTGTCCGAAAAGCTCTGTAGGAGTGGTATTCGCGCGGTGGCAATTCATGGGAATAAATCGCAGAGTGCCCGCACACGTGCTCTAGATGGCTTTCGCCGCAAGGACGTGAGTGTCCTCGTCGCAACCGATGTCGCAGCTCGCGGGATTGATATTGATGGGGTCTCGCATGTGGTAAATTACGACATGCCAGTGGAGCCGGAAAGCTATGTTCACCGAATCGGTCGTACTGGCCGGGCTGGGGCGGATGGGATTGCTCTGTCCTTTTGCTCGTCGAGTGAACGCGAGGAATTACGAGCGATTGAGCAGTTGATTGGTAAGAGGGTACCGCTGGCCGCAAATCAGCCGGAGCGTACTGAGGAGCCTGTGGAATCGCGGGCTGACTCGAGGGGGGGCGGCGGAGCTCGCCGATCTTCGCGAGGAGCGAGCCGGAATGGAGAGCGTGCCTCAAGCGGTCATGCTCCCGCAGCGAACTCGGCTCGGAGATCGCGATCTGGTCGGCGGCCAGCTAGTGACAGTCGTCCGCCGCAACGCGAGTCATCGGCTCAGCCGCGTAGTCGTGATGCATCCCGCGTGGTCGCTCCCGCCGTGGCTGTGGTGTCGCAGGGGGAGAGTGGGCAAGGTTCGAGTGAGGCAAGGCCGCGCCGCAAGGGGTTACAGCGTAAGGTAGTGCGTCGCGCCCGCGCTCTGCGAACGAGTTAA
- a CDS encoding cold-shock protein: MQSPPKPVTTVGLAQQSTENFSARFWLQPKVCERFTHQGRIPIFREFGQEMAEGTIKRLTDKGFGFIANETGNDMFFHSSALDGVRYDDLREGQRVTYDVGRGPKGPCAENVRVLDE, translated from the coding sequence ATGCAGAGCCCACCTAAACCTGTTACAACAGTAGGGCTCGCACAACAAAGCACGGAGAATTTCTCCGCAAGATTCTGGTTGCAACCGAAAGTGTGTGAACGTTTCACACACCAGGGTCGCATCCCTATTTTTAGAGAGTTTGGACAAGAGATGGCAGAAGGCACAATTAAGCGTCTTACCGACAAGGGCTTCGGTTTCATTGCAAACGAAACCGGTAACGACATGTTCTTCCATAGTTCCGCATTAGACGGCGTGCGCTATGATGACCTGCGTGAAGGCCAACGCGTTACTTATGACGTCGGGCGTGGACCGAAGGGCCCATGCGCCGAGAACGTACGCGTTCTTGACGAGTAA
- the tuf gene encoding elongation factor Tu — protein MAKEQFTRTKPHCNVGTIGHIDHGKTTTTGALLAVQAAKGLAKAKAYSEIAKGGTVRDDTKTVTIAVSHVEYESENRHYAHIDCPGHADFIKNMITGAAQMDGAILVVSAADGPMPQTKEHVLLARQVDVPAVVVFLNKCDLVDDPELLELVELEIRELLNKYDFPGDDIPIVRGNALAAYNSPADPEASQCITDLVAAIDSYIPQPAREEDKPFLMAIEDVFSIEGRGTVATGRVERGVVKVGEEVELLGLRKPHKTIVTGVEMFRKEMNEGRAGDNVGCLLRGMKREDIERGQVLAKPGSIQPHTKFEAEIYCLSKDEGGRHTPFFSGYRPQFYFRTTDVTGSANLVGAEMCMPGDNVKIEVELQKQIAMDDGVRFAIREGGKTVGSGVVTKILE, from the coding sequence ATGGCCAAAGAGCAATTCACACGTACAAAGCCCCACTGTAATGTTGGCACGATCGGTCACATTGACCACGGTAAGACAACAACCACCGGCGCTCTGCTTGCAGTACAAGCAGCCAAGGGTTTGGCCAAGGCCAAGGCCTACTCGGAAATCGCTAAGGGTGGTACCGTTCGGGATGATACAAAGACAGTAACCATTGCAGTTTCGCACGTAGAATACGAGTCGGAAAATCGTCATTACGCGCACATTGACTGCCCGGGTCACGCTGACTTTATTAAGAACATGATCACCGGTGCCGCTCAAATGGATGGAGCGATCTTGGTGGTTAGTGCAGCGGATGGTCCTATGCCGCAAACCAAGGAACACGTCTTGCTCGCTCGTCAGGTTGACGTGCCAGCGGTTGTTGTTTTCTTGAACAAATGCGACTTGGTTGACGATCCAGAGCTGCTTGAGCTCGTTGAATTGGAAATTCGCGAACTGCTCAATAAGTACGATTTCCCTGGCGACGATATTCCAATCGTTCGCGGAAATGCACTTGCTGCGTACAACTCGCCAGCTGACCCAGAAGCTAGCCAGTGCATCACCGATTTGGTGGCAGCCATTGACAGCTACATTCCACAGCCTGCACGCGAAGAAGATAAGCCATTCTTGATGGCCATCGAAGACGTGTTCTCGATCGAAGGTCGGGGAACGGTTGCTACCGGTCGGGTAGAGCGTGGTGTGGTTAAGGTTGGTGAAGAAGTCGAGCTGCTTGGGTTGCGAAAGCCTCACAAGACGATCGTAACCGGCGTTGAAATGTTCCGTAAGGAAATGAACGAAGGCCGAGCTGGCGATAATGTGGGCTGCCTGTTGCGTGGTATGAAGCGCGAGGACATCGAGCGTGGTCAAGTTCTGGCTAAGCCAGGGTCGATCCAGCCTCACACGAAGTTCGAAGCTGAAATTTATTGCTTGAGCAAGGATGAAGGAGGCCGTCACACGCCATTCTTCAGTGGTTACCGTCCTCAGTTCTACTTCCGTACGACGGACGTGACTGGATCGGCCAACTTGGTAGGTGCTGAAATGTGCATGCCTGGTGACAACGTCAAGATCGAAGTTGAGCTGCAAAAGCAGATCGCAATGGATGACGGTGTTCGTTTTGCTATCCGTGAAGGTGGTAAGACGGTTGGCTCCGGTGTGGTAACTAAGATTCTCGAGTAG
- the secE gene encoding preprotein translocase subunit SecE, which translates to MSTSDLPSRPLLQELFASGLYKRNQGRMVRQLTCLSIWLVAAVAAWRCHSLLLVPKMGHTWPSYLVAVGLAGIGFWLGFRLVNWPRFADFLISVEAELNKVSWPTQKELVRASIVVIFTILFLSAILFGYDALWRFVFGLLGVN; encoded by the coding sequence ATGTCGACATCAGACCTCCCAAGCCGACCGCTATTGCAAGAGTTATTTGCATCCGGTTTGTATAAACGCAATCAAGGGCGGATGGTAAGGCAATTAACGTGCCTTTCGATCTGGCTGGTCGCAGCTGTAGCTGCTTGGCGTTGCCACAGTCTCCTGCTGGTTCCCAAGATGGGGCATACCTGGCCTAGCTACCTGGTAGCGGTCGGGCTGGCTGGCATCGGGTTTTGGCTGGGTTTCAGGCTGGTGAATTGGCCGCGTTTCGCGGACTTTTTGATTTCGGTCGAAGCGGAATTGAACAAGGTTTCGTGGCCAACTCAAAAAGAATTAGTGCGTGCATCGATTGTGGTCATCTTCACGATCCTGTTCCTGTCTGCCATACTGTTTGGCTATGACGCATTGTGGAGGTTTGTCTTTGGGTTGTTGGGTGTCAACTAA
- the nusG gene encoding transcription termination/antitermination protein NusG, which translates to MSDIEKQDDSPTAGAATNMDWYIIKVAFNREDGIRDALLKRIKLAGLEEYFGEILVPTEDVVTFTRNGTRRVVKRKLYPGYLMAYMIINDDSWFLVRETPGVGDFTGAGGKPTPMDPLDVEKIRKPVVADEEEGEPAMKTAIPYRLGDRVRVKEGNFQNLEGEVEKVDEANGRVTVIISIFGRSTPVELDHWQIEEV; encoded by the coding sequence GTGAGTGACATTGAAAAGCAAGACGATTCGCCTACCGCAGGTGCTGCTACCAATATGGATTGGTACATCATCAAGGTTGCGTTCAACCGTGAAGACGGGATACGCGATGCGCTGTTGAAGCGCATTAAATTGGCAGGTCTTGAGGAGTATTTCGGTGAGATTCTGGTCCCCACCGAAGACGTAGTTACCTTCACTCGAAACGGTACTCGCCGCGTTGTTAAGCGGAAGCTCTACCCAGGTTATCTGATGGCCTACATGATCATCAACGATGACTCTTGGTTCTTGGTTAGGGAAACTCCTGGCGTTGGTGATTTCACCGGCGCTGGAGGGAAGCCGACCCCTATGGATCCTCTCGATGTTGAGAAGATTCGTAAGCCGGTTGTCGCTGACGAAGAAGAAGGGGAACCTGCCATGAAGACCGCGATTCCTTATCGCCTAGGCGATAGGGTACGGGTCAAAGAGGGCAATTTCCAAAACCTGGAGGGTGAGGTGGAAAAGGTTGACGAAGCCAATGGTCGCGTAACGGTGATCATCAGCATCTTTGGCCGTAGCACACCCGTTGAACTCGACCACTGGCAAATCGAAGAAGTGTAA
- the rplK gene encoding 50S ribosomal protein L11 has protein sequence MAKQVVGQAKFQVPGGAATPAPPVGTSLGKFGINLGQFVSAFNERTREYNGTPIPVVVTVYSDRTFEFVTKSPPAAALLKQAAGIASGSGEPNKKKVGKVTQAQIDDICQKKMADLNARDLEHAARMIEGTARSMGIEVEG, from the coding sequence ATGGCGAAGCAAGTCGTCGGACAAGCCAAGTTTCAGGTCCCTGGTGGCGCTGCCACTCCGGCACCTCCAGTTGGTACGTCCTTAGGTAAATTCGGTATCAACCTTGGGCAATTCGTCTCGGCGTTTAACGAGCGAACCAGGGAATACAACGGCACGCCGATTCCTGTCGTCGTGACTGTTTATTCAGATCGTACTTTTGAGTTCGTTACTAAGAGTCCGCCAGCGGCAGCCCTGCTCAAGCAAGCAGCCGGCATTGCTAGTGGCTCTGGCGAGCCCAATAAGAAGAAAGTCGGTAAGGTGACCCAGGCGCAAATCGATGATATCTGCCAAAAGAAGATGGCGGATCTCAACGCACGTGACCTAGAGCATGCCGCGCGCATGATTGAAGGTACTGCACGCAGCATGGGCATCGAGGTGGAAGGGTAG
- the rplA gene encoding 50S ribosomal protein L1 — translation MVKISKAMKAMVAKAPQSKDPLPLAEAISILKSFPARKFDQSVEIHMHLGIDPAQADQIVRGSVVLPHGIGKTQRVVVFAKGDLAAAAEQAGAEVVGQEDLAKRIKDGWTDFDVCVATPDMMGLVGPLGKVLGPRGLMPSPRAGTVTMDVARVIAEYKAGKVEFRNDKGSNLHAIVGKLSFEADKLSENVQAFLQFVNGLKPQAVKGTYVKSIALCATMSPSVRVSA, via the coding sequence ATGGTTAAAATATCCAAAGCAATGAAGGCCATGGTGGCAAAGGCTCCTCAGAGCAAGGATCCCCTGCCACTGGCAGAAGCGATCAGCATCCTCAAGAGCTTTCCCGCACGCAAGTTCGACCAGAGTGTCGAAATCCACATGCACCTCGGCATCGACCCCGCTCAAGCGGATCAGATTGTCCGTGGCTCGGTGGTATTGCCGCACGGTATTGGCAAGACGCAACGCGTTGTTGTCTTTGCTAAGGGCGACTTGGCTGCAGCTGCTGAGCAGGCTGGAGCGGAAGTGGTCGGGCAGGAAGATCTAGCAAAGCGGATCAAAGATGGTTGGACCGACTTTGATGTGTGTGTCGCCACTCCCGATATGATGGGATTGGTCGGACCGTTGGGTAAGGTACTGGGGCCACGTGGTCTGATGCCTTCCCCGAGAGCGGGTACCGTTACGATGGATGTCGCACGCGTCATCGCGGAGTATAAGGCTGGTAAGGTCGAGTTCCGTAACGATAAGGGATCGAACTTGCATGCGATTGTTGGCAAGCTGAGTTTCGAAGCGGACAAGCTGTCAGAAAACGTCCAGGCGTTCCTACAGTTCGTCAACGGTTTGAAGCCTCAAGCGGTTAAGGGCACGTATGTGAAGAGCATCGCTCTTTGTGCCACCATGTCACCCAGTGTGCGCGTCAGCGCTTAG
- the rplJ gene encoding 50S ribosomal protein L10, which translates to MSKYVKNLITGEIKDRLEGVDDAIVADVIGMDSQATFEIRKLFREKGINMLVVKRSLADRATDGSALRTLFAPKQGGVAVVWGSEDFVSLAKEIAAVVKVKEFAKFELKGGVMDGEAMSAEEVLAVSKWPNRQEQISMLVGQILAPGANLSSQLLGAGATLAGQVTKLVEQKEGEA; encoded by the coding sequence ATGAGTAAATACGTTAAGAACCTGATCACCGGTGAGATCAAGGATCGACTCGAAGGAGTCGATGACGCGATCGTCGCCGATGTGATTGGGATGGACTCTCAAGCTACGTTCGAGATTCGCAAATTGTTCCGCGAAAAGGGCATTAACATGCTCGTCGTCAAACGCAGTCTTGCAGATCGCGCAACAGATGGTTCCGCTCTGCGGACGCTGTTCGCGCCCAAACAGGGCGGCGTGGCCGTCGTGTGGGGAAGCGAAGATTTTGTCAGTCTGGCTAAGGAAATCGCCGCAGTCGTGAAGGTCAAAGAGTTCGCCAAGTTCGAACTCAAAGGCGGTGTCATGGATGGCGAGGCCATGTCGGCTGAGGAAGTGTTAGCCGTCAGCAAATGGCCTAATCGCCAGGAGCAGATTTCGATGTTGGTGGGGCAGATTCTCGCTCCCGGTGCAAATCTATCCTCGCAATTACTCGGTGCCGGAGCTACTCTGGCTGGCCAAGTCACGAAGTTGGTTGAGCAAAAGGAGGGTGAAGCATAG
- the rplL gene encoding 50S ribosomal protein L7/L12: protein MSETTFADDIKQLGESIVGLTLKQAKELSDYLKEEHGIEAASGGGMMMVAASGDGAGEAAAEQTEFDVVMTSFGDAKLNVVKVVKNLTGASLMDSKKLVEAVPAKIKEGVSKDEAEKVKKELEEAGATVELK from the coding sequence ATGTCCGAAACTACATTCGCAGACGATATCAAGCAACTCGGTGAATCCATCGTTGGCCTGACTCTCAAGCAAGCCAAAGAACTCAGTGACTACCTCAAGGAAGAGCATGGTATCGAAGCCGCTTCCGGTGGTGGCATGATGATGGTTGCCGCCTCTGGCGACGGTGCCGGCGAAGCTGCTGCCGAGCAAACTGAATTCGATGTTGTCATGACCAGCTTCGGCGATGCCAAGCTGAACGTCGTCAAGGTCGTGAAGAACCTGACCGGTGCTTCCCTCATGGACTCCAAGAAGTTGGTCGAAGCGGTTCCTGCCAAGATCAAAGAAGGCGTTTCCAAGGACGAAGCCGAGAAGGTCAAGAAGGAGCTCGAAGAAGCTGGTGCAACTGTCGAACTCAAATAG
- a CDS encoding Ppx/GppA phosphatase family protein: MSSVVARTAIDSVEEKLPVAVIDIGTTSIRMAIAEIDNSGGVHLLENLSQAVTIGKDTFTQRRIRKASIEQCVRVLRSYRRLLLEYGITRPNQIRVIATSAVREAINRLAFMDRVYIATGLEVEPLDEAEVSRITYMGIQPLLQADPKLMSSKSVVVEVGGGSTEVLVVQSGNVLFSHTYRLGSLRLLETLEKFDAPPGKQRAIMESQIQRVVAQIREHVSNDTPLEMVAIGGDVRFAAKNILGEWDSDSLAYLATERLDEFTRKMLQLSEDQIVQRFGVSFQDAETIAPALLTYVLIARGFNQTKVAISDTNLRDGLLQDMATREIWTANFRSQIIRSAIGLGRRFDFDEKHARHVATLCRKLFADLQSEHQLEPRLELVLYVAALLHEIGMYINARSNHKHAMYLIRHSELFGLSRKDVLLVSLVARYHRRSSPMPDHEGYSILDRDQRVAVSKLAAILRLAIALDDSRSQRINDIQCRSDTKRMVLIAKGVEDVSLEQLALRQSGNLFEETFGVPVQIRPTRRPS; encoded by the coding sequence ATGTCCTCAGTTGTCGCACGTACTGCAATCGATTCCGTCGAAGAAAAGCTTCCGGTAGCCGTGATTGATATAGGCACGACGAGTATTCGCATGGCGATCGCGGAGATTGATAATTCCGGGGGCGTTCATCTGTTAGAGAATCTGTCCCAGGCTGTGACGATTGGTAAGGATACGTTCACGCAGCGGCGTATTCGAAAGGCATCCATCGAGCAGTGCGTGCGGGTGCTGCGCAGTTACCGACGATTGCTGCTGGAGTACGGTATTACCCGCCCCAATCAGATTCGAGTGATCGCGACCAGTGCTGTGCGGGAGGCGATCAACCGTTTGGCATTCATGGATCGGGTGTACATTGCTACTGGGCTTGAGGTCGAACCGCTCGACGAAGCAGAGGTGAGTCGCATTACCTATATGGGGATTCAGCCGTTACTGCAGGCCGATCCCAAACTGATGTCGAGTAAATCGGTGGTCGTGGAGGTTGGCGGGGGCAGTACCGAGGTATTGGTGGTGCAGTCTGGGAATGTGTTGTTTTCGCATACCTATCGCCTGGGATCGCTCCGCTTGCTGGAGACGCTTGAGAAGTTCGATGCGCCGCCTGGTAAGCAACGAGCCATCATGGAGAGTCAGATTCAGCGCGTGGTGGCTCAGATTCGTGAGCATGTTTCCAACGATACGCCGTTGGAGATGGTTGCAATTGGCGGAGACGTTCGCTTTGCTGCAAAGAACATTCTGGGAGAGTGGGATTCGGATTCGTTGGCCTACCTGGCTACGGAGCGGCTGGATGAGTTTACTCGAAAGATGCTGCAGCTCAGCGAGGATCAAATTGTCCAACGGTTCGGCGTTAGTTTTCAGGATGCGGAGACCATCGCCCCGGCATTGCTCACCTATGTCTTGATCGCCCGAGGTTTTAATCAGACGAAAGTCGCTATTTCGGACACCAATCTGCGCGATGGTCTGCTCCAAGATATGGCGACCCGCGAAATTTGGACCGCCAACTTCCGCAGCCAAATTATTCGCTCGGCAATTGGGCTAGGACGGCGTTTCGATTTTGACGAGAAGCACGCCCGGCACGTCGCTACCCTTTGTCGAAAGTTGTTTGCGGATCTACAGAGTGAGCATCAGTTGGAACCACGACTTGAGCTGGTGCTCTACGTAGCAGCGCTGCTGCACGAGATTGGGATGTACATCAACGCCCGCAGTAATCACAAGCACGCGATGTATTTAATTCGCCATAGTGAGTTGTTTGGGCTCAGCCGTAAAGATGTGTTGTTGGTGTCGCTCGTCGCCCGGTATCATCGACGAAGCAGTCCGATGCCTGATCACGAGGGGTATTCGATTCTCGATCGAGATCAACGGGTGGCTGTTTCGAAATTAGCTGCGATATTGCGATTGGCAATTGCCTTGGATGATTCTCGCAGTCAGCGTATCAATGATATTCAGTGCCGAAGCGATACCAAGCGAATGGTGTTGATCGCCAAGGGGGTGGAGGATGTTTCCCTGGAGCAATTGGCGCTTCGGCAGAGTGGAAACCTCTTCGAGGAGACCTTTGGGGTGCCGGTGCAGATTCGTCCAACCCGTCGCCCTAGCTAA
- a CDS encoding prenyltransferase/squalene oxidase repeat-containing protein has protein sequence MEQEFEDLGYLARLMIRLTIGAAQLPQEVQDRHARYVLDRQRPDGGWAGREGESDLYYTSFALRSLAILGLLDGDLAVRCADFLKSRLNSHETIVDLLSLVYSAKLIEAACGLDPLSDARQAWKARLSELLFQLRRDDGGFSKSLEGQAGSTYQTFLVLLCLELIEEPCPDAEAAYAFLMRQRQADGGFLEIRVGKRSGTNPTAAAIGALRVLHRIEPQVVDDAAEFFSELQSDEGGFQANTRIPLPDLLSTFTSCFTLADLERLELIDTSLAYRYVLSMQQPHGGFRGFEFDPEDDIEYTFYGLGAMSILHTD, from the coding sequence GTGGAACAAGAATTCGAAGACCTGGGCTACCTCGCCCGCTTAATGATCCGCTTAACGATCGGCGCAGCACAACTCCCCCAGGAAGTGCAAGACCGGCATGCCCGATACGTTCTCGACCGCCAACGGCCCGACGGCGGATGGGCCGGCCGCGAAGGGGAGAGCGACCTCTACTACACCAGCTTTGCTCTGCGAAGCCTGGCCATCCTCGGCCTGCTCGATGGCGACCTTGCCGTCCGATGCGCAGACTTCCTCAAGTCGCGACTCAATTCGCACGAGACGATTGTAGACCTACTGTCGCTCGTCTACTCCGCCAAACTCATCGAAGCCGCTTGCGGTCTCGACCCACTCTCCGACGCGCGGCAGGCATGGAAAGCCAGATTGTCGGAACTCCTCTTCCAACTACGTCGCGACGACGGAGGATTCAGCAAGAGCCTCGAGGGACAAGCTGGCAGCACTTACCAAACATTCCTAGTGCTACTCTGCTTAGAATTAATCGAAGAACCCTGCCCAGATGCAGAGGCCGCCTACGCGTTCCTGATGCGCCAACGCCAGGCCGACGGCGGCTTCCTGGAGATACGCGTGGGCAAACGCTCCGGCACGAACCCAACCGCGGCAGCGATCGGCGCCCTGCGCGTGCTGCACCGCATCGAGCCGCAAGTCGTGGACGACGCCGCAGAGTTTTTCTCCGAGCTCCAGTCCGACGAAGGAGGTTTCCAAGCCAATACCCGCATCCCACTTCCCGACCTCCTGAGCACGTTCACCAGCTGCTTCACCCTCGCGGATCTTGAGCGACTCGAGCTGATCGACACCTCGCTAGCCTATCGCTACGTGTTGAGCATGCAGCAACCCCACGGCGGCTTCCGAGGCTTTGAATTTGATCCCGAAGATGATATCGAATACACCTTCTACGGACTCGGCGCCATGTCGATCCTCCACACCGACTGA
- a CDS encoding acyl-CoA thioesterase, giving the protein MSQAYVTSRRVEFCETDAAGIVHFSWFMRYMEQAEHAFLRHLGTSVVTELEGGWHLSWPRVHVECDYQGVARFEDVLEISLSVLKLGRKSVTYGFEFSQAGGIPIATGKVVAVCCKVRVGSPLESTTIPAHLGDLLLPYCVTESN; this is encoded by the coding sequence ATGAGCCAAGCCTACGTAACCTCAAGACGAGTGGAGTTCTGCGAGACAGATGCTGCAGGTATTGTTCATTTCTCCTGGTTCATGCGGTACATGGAACAGGCCGAACATGCGTTCTTGCGGCACCTCGGAACCTCCGTCGTCACCGAGCTGGAAGGCGGTTGGCACCTCAGCTGGCCGAGAGTCCACGTCGAGTGCGACTACCAAGGCGTCGCTCGCTTTGAGGATGTACTGGAAATCTCCCTGAGCGTCCTCAAACTGGGCCGCAAGAGCGTGACTTACGGCTTCGAGTTCTCGCAAGCGGGAGGCATCCCCATCGCTACCGGCAAAGTGGTAGCCGTTTGCTGCAAGGTGCGCGTGGGCAGCCCACTTGAGTCGACAACGATCCCCGCTCATCTGGGCGATCTCCTGCTGCCCTACTGCGTGACTGAATCGAATTGA